The genome window TTTTCGGCGGATCACTATCACGGACGAGAATCGCAAGGGATTGCTGGGGCAGGCGAGTATTCTCACGCTTACTTCGACCGCCAATCGGACAGCTCCCGTCACGCGTGGCAAATGGGTGATGCAGGTATTATTCGGATCAGCTCCGCCGCCGCCACCGCCGAATGTGCCTGCGTTGACCGAGGCAGGCGACGATGCAAGCGTGCGCACAGTTCGGGCACGAATGGAGCAGCATCGTAAAAATCCCAACTGCGCGGGCTGCCATCGCTTCCTGGATCCCATTGGATTTTCGTTGGAGAATTACGATCCGACAGGTGCATGGCGTTCCAGCGATAACGGCGAAAAGATCGATGCAACCGGAGTGCTGTTTGACGGAACTCCGCTGGATTCCCCTGCCAGCTTGCGGCGCGCAGTGTTGAAGCGGCCGGAAGCATTTTTAAGAGCCTTGACCGAGAACCTGTATGCGTATGGACTGGGACGGATTCCAGAGACGGAAGACCTGCCTGAGATACGCGCGATTGTTGCCGGGGCATCTGCGAACAACTATCGCTTTTCTGATCTTGTGCTGGGGATTGTTACCAGCCCGGCATTCCAGCGGCGTACGGTGCCTGCTGTCAATGTTCAGCCTGATACGCATGGAAAGCCCAGAAAAGACAGTGTGCTGAAGGCATCCGGTTCTAGCCAGCAGCATGGGGTAGAAGCATTTCTTGCAGCAAGGCCGATTGAGGTAGAGCGTTCTTCATCGGATGCATCAGAGCAGGTTCGGACAGCGCAGTAGAAGCCAACAGAGACAGGCCATCTGTTCGGCGATCGAGATGGCAGAAGGTATAGAAAATGTTTATTCAAGGAAAGCATCTATCACGGCGCTCGGTGTTGAGGGGTCTCGGAGCGGCAGTAAGTTTGCCGCTGCTGGACGCCATGGTTCCGTCACTGAATCCAATCGTTGCGGCTGCGGTGACTACCAAAGCGAAGACGCGCTTTGCGGCTATTGAGATCGTGCATGGCGCAGCGGGCAGCACGATGGATGGAACCAACAAGCACTACTGGTCTCCCGCGAAAGAAGGTGCGGACTTTGAGATAACTCCGTCGCTTGAGCCTTTGAAGGACCTGCGCAAATATCTCACCGTTGTGACCGGCACGGACTTGAAAGCGGCAGGCTCGTTCGCCCCCAGCGAAGAGGGCGGTGACCATTTCCGTTCGAGCGCGGCATATCTTACGGCGGCGCATCCGAAGATGACTGAGGGCTCGGACATCTCTGCGGGCATTTCGATTGATCAGCTTTATGCCAAGCGATTTGGGCAGGGTACTCCTCTCGAAAGTTTGCAGCTTTGCATCGAAGATGTGGACGCAACGGGAGCTTGCGCATACGGCTATGCATGCGTGTATTCCGACACGATCAGTTGGGCTTCGCCGACTCAGCCACTGCCCATGCTGCGCGATCCGCGTGTGGCCTTTGAGCGCTTGTTTGGCGATGGCGCAACGGCTGAAGAGCGTGCTGCACGACGCAGTCTTGATCAAAGCATTCTGGATGGAATTGTCGGCGATGTTAAGCGCTTGAATGGAACGCTTGCCGGTCCGGACAAAGCGCGTCTTGAGGAATATCTGACCGACGTTCGCGGTCTTGAGACGCGTATTCAGAACATTGAGCGCTATAACGCAACGGCGCGTGAGGCGGGCGCAAACGCTCAATTGCCGACTGCTCCCGTAGGCATTCCGGAAAACTATGACGAGCATGTGAAGCTGATGTTTGATCTGCAGGTGCTGGCGTTTGCGGCAGATGTGACACGCGTCTCTGCATTCAAGCTAAGCCGCGATGTAAGTCAGCGGGTGTTTCCTGGAGTCGGAGTTTCCACGCCTTTTCATTCTGCTTCGCATCATGGTGAGAGCCCGGCGAAGATTGCCGAGTTCGCCAAGGTGAATCGCTATCACGTCTCGTTGCTCGCGTACTTCCTCGACAAGCTGGAGAAGACTCCAGACGGCGATGGCAATTTGCTGGAGCATTCGGCCATTTTGTATGGAAGCCCGATGGGAGATTCGAACGTGCATAACCACAAGCGCGTTCCAATGCTTGTAGCCGGTCATGCGAATGGAGCGATCAAGGGCAATTTTCACTTGAAGACAGCAGAGGAAACGCCGACTGCAAATCTGTATCTCACGTTGATGCGCAGGCTTGGTATGGATTTGCCTTCGATTGGTGATAGCACGGGTGAGTTGGCGATCTAAGTAGTGGTGATGCGTGGAGTTTGATATGAAGAAATTAATCAGCGCGGGTCTTTTGTTGAGCACGTTCGCCGGAGCCAGTGTG of Acidicapsa ligni contains these proteins:
- a CDS encoding DUF1552 domain-containing protein gives rise to the protein MFIQGKHLSRRSVLRGLGAAVSLPLLDAMVPSLNPIVAAAVTTKAKTRFAAIEIVHGAAGSTMDGTNKHYWSPAKEGADFEITPSLEPLKDLRKYLTVVTGTDLKAAGSFAPSEEGGDHFRSSAAYLTAAHPKMTEGSDISAGISIDQLYAKRFGQGTPLESLQLCIEDVDATGACAYGYACVYSDTISWASPTQPLPMLRDPRVAFERLFGDGATAEERAARRSLDQSILDGIVGDVKRLNGTLAGPDKARLEEYLTDVRGLETRIQNIERYNATAREAGANAQLPTAPVGIPENYDEHVKLMFDLQVLAFAADVTRVSAFKLSRDVSQRVFPGVGVSTPFHSASHHGESPAKIAEFAKVNRYHVSLLAYFLDKLEKTPDGDGNLLEHSAILYGSPMGDSNVHNHKRVPMLVAGHANGAIKGNFHLKTAEETPTANLYLTLMRRLGMDLPSIGDSTGELAI